One window of the Bartonella bacilliformis KC583 genome contains the following:
- a CDS encoding DUF1561 family protein encodes MRLGVDRFIRVTTTRTTGEYCYAPVFTKGDGYIYLNNCNSSTVKAARYDVFKRISWKINDIWLCMTAPSSVTGIGEQSTAEWDYILLRPCVINDLNQQWIIDKNVIYTADKKFRVKDYGWYAYITKDKTASYDHTLISAMTSWIDRVAMPGNMSFRTFIKWIYVTPSPLTFWSYYLQNDSSSASKVPLPLYYNPENGHFAQYYPKYGSFYCMNSTQSSSQEWNWVEWTPCTDKVTFGKTSSYWDIYQLNGDEGLILDQNKNPLRVTRYGTHWGVPYTATPRYIMTETKESPTSNFTLDYFTARWNRYVNGNLGETLDYCPAPGKKDTAHTSHIRTKRSLPTDFKLTEAWITRLWQIAVSTSYHGRDHIAFCGTCLLQTLQMLAELQTRYPNEPLPDGQGYFFNTQYLMNPFFSFRERFPVLTARLESTTAYYNLPYHPGEDFITRTTRIARSGALMLLPQYDWRPFSSLARDRSDMERVIQTMLNTPVGTAWFASIIMSSQTGITAHAQPILRVEEGLIVVPTNVSNMTQTQFTTAVNATNDVGTILNRLSFGGTRTLHALRVYQMAQLYELPLSIYISENNCTGEGEHRRGTGRNPLVSLINQCGSGSSVGRCAIQ; translated from the coding sequence TTGAGACTGGGAGTAGACAGATTTATTCGTGTTACTACAACCCGTACAACAGGCGAGTATTGTTATGCCCCAGTCTTTACAAAAGGAGATGGCTATATCTATCTCAATAACTGTAATTCTTCTACCGTTAAAGCGGCTCGCTATGACGTGTTTAAGAGAATCTCTTGGAAAATAAATGATATCTGGTTGTGCATGACAGCCCCTAGTTCAGTTACAGGTATTGGTGAACAATCTACAGCTGAGTGGGATTATATTTTATTAAGACCTTGTGTGATCAATGATCTCAATCAACAATGGATTATTGACAAAAATGTCATTTATACAGCCGATAAAAAATTTCGTGTTAAAGACTATGGCTGGTATGCTTATATTACAAAAGACAAAACAGCTTCTTATGATCATACTTTAATCTCTGCAATGACTTCTTGGATAGACAGGGTTGCTATGCCCGGTAATATGAGTTTCAGGACCTTTATAAAGTGGATATATGTAACTCCAAGCCCTCTTACTTTTTGGAGCTATTATCTTCAAAATGACTCATCTTCAGCATCTAAAGTTCCGCTGCCTCTTTATTATAATCCAGAAAATGGTCATTTCGCGCAATATTACCCTAAATATGGATCCTTCTATTGTATGAATTCCACACAATCTTCCTCTCAAGAGTGGAATTGGGTAGAATGGACACCTTGCACGGATAAAGTTACTTTCGGTAAGACCTCTTCCTACTGGGATATTTATCAGTTAAACGGAGATGAAGGTCTCATTCTGGATCAGAATAAAAATCCGCTTAGAGTCACTCGATACGGTACCCATTGGGGTGTGCCTTATACAGCTACACCTCGTTACATTATGACAGAAACAAAAGAATCCCCAACATCTAATTTTACTCTTGATTACTTCACTGCGCGATGGAATCGCTATGTTAATGGCAATTTAGGGGAGACACTTGATTATTGCCCTGCTCCTGGAAAAAAGGATACTGCACATACCTCTCATATACGAACGAAACGATCTTTACCGACTGATTTTAAACTCACCGAGGCATGGATAACAAGACTATGGCAGATCGCCGTAAGTACGAGTTACCACGGTAGGGATCATATTGCTTTTTGTGGAACCTGCCTATTACAAACTCTGCAAATGCTTGCTGAATTACAAACACGTTATCCCAATGAACCTCTTCCAGATGGACAAGGCTATTTCTTTAATACGCAGTATTTAATGAATCCATTTTTCTCATTTCGTGAAAGATTTCCTGTGCTGACAGCAAGGCTTGAAAGTACAACGGCTTATTATAATTTGCCTTATCATCCAGGAGAAGATTTTATTACGCGGACCACGAGAATAGCACGTTCAGGAGCATTAATGTTGTTACCTCAATATGATTGGAGACCTTTTTCATCATTAGCGAGAGACAGAAGCGATATGGAAAGAGTCATTCAAACAATGTTGAATACTCCTGTTGGAACAGCTTGGTTTGCTAGCATTATTATGTCAAGCCAGACAGGCATCACTGCTCATGCCCAACCTATTCTCAGAGTAGAGGAAGGACTAATAGTAGTCCCCACAAACGTATCTAATATGACTCAGACACAATTCACAACTGCTGTTAACGCCACAAATGATGTAGGAACAATTCTCAATCGTCTCTCATTCGGTGGAACTCGAACACTTCATGCACTTAGGGTTTATCAAATGGCTCAGCTATATGAACTTCCTTTGAGCATTTACATATCTGAAAACAATTGTACGGGAGAAGGAGAGCATAGAAGAGGCACTGGACGCAATCCTCTTGTTTCTCTCATTAATCAGTGTGGAAGTGGAAGTTCCGTTGGCAGATGTGCAATTCAATAG
- a CDS encoding lysozyme, producing MRKISKEGLALIKRWEGVRLCAYQDAIGVWTIGYGHTAQAGQPIVQEGMKITESEAEIVLRQDLKQFEKTVEQAVIISLSDEQFAALVSFCYNVGGEAFCNSTLLKKLNKGDYEAVPSELQKWIRAGGKRLQGLANRRAAEAGLWVKGAYVCSNYQKVETKGPSHSFKAEVLAPIIGSLSGLTGIFTGQGPVQWALASIMVFSACIGLVLVAKRFQEKRL from the coding sequence ATGCGAAAAATATCCAAAGAAGGACTTGCACTCATTAAGCGATGGGAGGGGGTACGTTTGTGCGCCTATCAAGATGCCATTGGAGTGTGGACAATAGGCTATGGCCATACAGCACAAGCAGGACAACCCATTGTACAGGAAGGCATGAAGATCACTGAAAGTGAAGCAGAGATCGTTTTACGACAAGACTTAAAACAATTTGAAAAAACTGTTGAACAGGCTGTCATTATTTCTTTAAGCGATGAGCAATTCGCTGCTCTTGTATCATTTTGTTATAATGTGGGAGGAGAAGCTTTTTGCAACTCGACGCTTTTGAAAAAGCTGAACAAAGGTGATTATGAAGCCGTACCCTCTGAATTGCAAAAATGGATCCGGGCAGGGGGAAAGCGTTTGCAGGGGCTTGCCAATCGTCGGGCAGCAGAAGCTGGCCTATGGGTCAAAGGGGCTTATGTGTGTTCCAATTATCAAAAAGTAGAAACCAAAGGGCCCAGTCATTCTTTTAAAGCAGAAGTTCTTGCTCCCATCATTGGTTCTTTATCAGGTTTAACAGGGATTTTTACAGGGCAGGGTCCTGTTCAATGGGCTTTAGCTTCCATTATGGTTTTTTCTGCCTGTATAGGACTTGTCTTGGTTGCCAAACGTTTTCAGGAAAAACGCTTATGA
- a CDS encoding helix-turn-helix domain-containing protein — protein sequence MEREQLKLWLKEQLAKKGHGSKKMLAEYLGVLPSSITSMLENSEKNRIIKADELIKIINFFGEIPPFLIQESGQFVSLFYQAKPEVQQAVLTILQNSEHSDKK from the coding sequence ATGGAACGTGAACAATTAAAATTATGGCTTAAAGAGCAGTTAGCTAAAAAAGGACACGGTAGTAAAAAAATGCTGGCGGAATACCTAGGTGTATTGCCATCTTCCATAACCAGCATGTTAGAAAACTCAGAAAAAAATCGTATAATAAAAGCAGATGAGTTAATAAAGATTATTAATTTTTTCGGTGAAATTCCACCTTTTTTAATTCAAGAATCTGGGCAATTTGTTAGTCTTTTTTATCAAGCAAAGCCTGAAGTTCAGCAAGCCGTTTTAACGATTCTTCAGAATTCTGAGCACTCAGACAAAAAATAA
- a CDS encoding phage antirepressor Ant, which produces MEELITIQHNTIKQDTIQTVNARELRVFLEVGRDFPTWIKNRVKEYNFQENQDFIVFPQIGENLQGGRPSKDYALTLDMAKELSMVERNEKGRQARHYFIEYEKLAKQIAAPRIDYSNPEVMLGFVTYLKSENERKDNVIAKLEPKAQALEQLSRSDGLLCITDAAKILEMRPKDLFNRLQEKKWIYKRTVKSSFIPHQDKMNIGVIDYHMTIITKPDGSELTIAQAKITSKGLSVLSQELRKNSMH; this is translated from the coding sequence ATGGAAGAGCTTATCACTATTCAGCACAATACAATTAAACAAGACACAATCCAAACTGTTAATGCGCGTGAGCTGCGTGTCTTTTTAGAAGTGGGCCGTGACTTTCCAACATGGATTAAAAATCGTGTTAAGGAGTATAATTTTCAAGAAAATCAGGATTTTATAGTTTTCCCCCAAATTGGTGAAAACCTCCAAGGCGGCCGCCCTTCTAAGGATTATGCTCTCACCTTAGACATGGCAAAAGAACTTTCCATGGTTGAACGCAACGAGAAAGGCAGACAGGCACGACACTATTTCATCGAGTACGAAAAGCTTGCAAAACAGATAGCTGCACCTCGTATCGATTACTCCAATCCTGAGGTGATGCTTGGCTTTGTGACATATTTAAAAAGCGAAAATGAACGCAAAGACAATGTCATTGCCAAATTAGAACCAAAAGCACAAGCCCTTGAGCAATTATCTCGCTCAGATGGCTTGTTGTGTATTACAGATGCAGCAAAAATTCTTGAAATGCGTCCAAAGGATTTGTTCAATCGATTGCAAGAAAAAAAATGGATCTACAAAAGAACTGTTAAAAGTTCTTTCATTCCTCATCAAGACAAAATGAATATCGGAGTGATAGATTATCACATGACAATAATAACTAAGCCAGATGGTTCTGAGTTAACTATAGCTCAAGCAAAAATCACATCTAAAGGTTTAAGCGTTCTTTCACAAGAATTACGCAAAAACAGTATGCATTAA
- a CDS encoding ERF family protein has translation MKSQTTTNIVIEITLAHPSGHKVSTDGEFPINGAGSKISIQSIGSTITYARRYLLGMLLNVASRDDDLDGNSLETVMPASPQQVTEIKQLIKTTHANEIRMLAFVKANSIAEMSDYQAQMALNSLKDRQRIQSFPTPQ, from the coding sequence ATTAAAAGCCAAACCACAACAAATATTGTGATAGAAATAACACTGGCACATCCCTCTGGTCACAAAGTTTCAACAGATGGAGAATTTCCTATTAATGGAGCCGGTTCCAAAATAAGCATCCAGTCTATTGGCTCGACAATCACCTATGCTCGCCGTTATTTGTTAGGCATGTTGCTCAATGTCGCGAGCAGAGACGATGATTTAGATGGCAACAGCTTAGAGACTGTTATGCCTGCATCTCCTCAACAAGTTACTGAAATCAAACAGTTAATCAAAACAACTCATGCCAATGAAATAAGAATGTTAGCTTTCGTCAAAGCAAATAGCATTGCAGAAATGTCCGATTATCAAGCACAAATGGCTTTGAATAGTTTGAAAGACAGACAACGCATTCAAAGCTTCCCAACACCACAATAA
- a CDS encoding DUF1561 family protein yields MQLKLLLFFLSLLLTLHTSFAAPIPPQIIQKPPQEPGDRAIRVKVHTGKEYCYTPTFVNGESYVYIGDCNYGKVARYDLFRRIAWKINGVWLCMTAPSSVTGIGEKSTAKWDYILLRPCVINDPNQQWIIKQDAFYTANKNFRVKDYKWYTYISKNPNDYYDHTLIPTMNQWEKIVATPVNINLKTFIGWNFASGPSFSRYYITDDGSKSDVFDLYYNPENGRIARYFPSTGAMSCMVSQQAPSDDWNWVKWLLCNDKDTVTAKQDIASWDISLFARREGTLTDYKGNFLRVTQYGSSWGSPYTAKPDYLEKDTTNSPKSNFIFSYDMERWYRYVNGNLGDTLAYCPAPGTKENIAKTRVKRSLPPDFHFTDQWKRRLWEIAVSSTPMGLETIGLCGPCMVQTMQILAELQERHQREPFQNGEGYFFNTQEGVDPFISLRTRFPDLTRRLETIRLNHDRPYHVGEDFVTRMSRLARAMALTMLPQYEWRPLTLARTHEEMISRIRDILRAPAGTTWFSVAIRQDERGLFLGHVQPIIRTGNGIIILPTNTSGTTLEQFRGYFTPITDPQIVLFELLRGSSTRIQTRSIAFFQMTQLDEIPLSLYVSQSNCTGEGDGRRGNKKLPRSSFINQCLSGRCSIQ; encoded by the coding sequence ATGCAATTGAAGCTGCTATTATTCTTCTTGAGCTTATTATTAACTCTTCATACTTCTTTTGCTGCTCCTATTCCTCCTCAAATCATACAAAAACCTCCTCAGGAACCTGGTGACAGAGCTATTCGTGTTAAAGTCCATACAGGGAAAGAATATTGCTACACCCCAACATTTGTGAATGGGGAAAGTTACGTTTACATCGGGGATTGCAATTATGGTAAAGTGGCCAGATATGATCTCTTTCGAAGAATAGCCTGGAAGATCAATGGTGTTTGGCTATGTATGACAGCCCCTAGTTCAGTTACAGGTATTGGTGAAAAATCTACAGCTAAGTGGGATTATATTTTATTAAGACCTTGTGTAATCAATGATCCCAACCAACAATGGATCATTAAACAAGATGCCTTCTATACAGCCAATAAAAATTTCCGTGTGAAAGATTATAAATGGTATACTTATATTTCCAAAAACCCGAATGATTACTACGATCATACCTTAATTCCTACAATGAATCAGTGGGAAAAAATTGTGGCTACTCCTGTGAATATTAATCTCAAAACATTCATAGGCTGGAATTTTGCAAGTGGCCCTAGCTTCTCTAGGTACTACATAACAGATGATGGATCTAAATCAGACGTTTTTGATCTTTACTACAATCCTGAAAATGGCCGCATTGCCAGATATTTTCCTTCCACGGGAGCGATGTCTTGTATGGTTTCTCAACAAGCTCCTTCCGATGATTGGAATTGGGTCAAATGGCTGTTGTGCAACGATAAAGATACTGTCACTGCTAAACAAGACATTGCATCCTGGGACATTTCTTTGTTTGCTAGACGTGAAGGAACACTTACGGATTATAAAGGTAATTTTTTAAGAGTGACCCAATATGGCTCCAGTTGGGGTTCCCCCTACACAGCTAAGCCTGATTACCTTGAAAAAGACACAACAAACTCTCCAAAATCTAACTTTATTTTTTCTTATGACATGGAGAGATGGTATCGCTATGTCAATGGGAATTTAGGGGACACACTTGCTTATTGCCCTGCTCCTGGAACAAAGGAGAATATTGCTAAAACACGAGTAAAACGATCTTTACCTCCTGATTTTCATTTTACCGATCAATGGAAAAGAAGACTATGGGAAATTGCCGTAAGCAGTACCCCTATGGGCTTAGAAACAATTGGCCTTTGTGGCCCCTGTATGGTGCAAACTATGCAAATACTTGCTGAATTACAAGAACGTCATCAAAGAGAACCCTTTCAAAACGGAGAAGGTTATTTCTTTAATACACAAGAAGGTGTGGATCCATTTATCTCACTTCGTACTAGATTTCCTGATCTTACACGAAGACTTGAAACTATACGTCTTAATCATGATAGGCCTTACCATGTAGGAGAAGATTTTGTAACACGAATGAGTAGATTAGCTCGTGCAATGGCATTAACGATGTTACCTCAATATGAATGGAGGCCTTTGACTCTTGCAAGAACTCACGAAGAGATGATAAGCAGGATTAGAGATATATTGCGTGCTCCTGCTGGAACAACTTGGTTTTCTGTAGCTATCAGACAAGATGAACGAGGCCTCTTCCTTGGTCATGTCCAACCTATTATAAGAACAGGAAACGGAATCATAATATTACCTACCAACACATCTGGTACAACTTTGGAGCAATTCAGAGGGTATTTTACCCCTATAACAGATCCACAGATAGTGCTTTTTGAACTTTTGCGAGGCAGTAGCACTAGAATTCAAACTCGGTCAATTGCATTTTTTCAAATGACTCAATTAGATGAAATTCCTTTGAGTCTGTACGTATCTCAAAGCAATTGTACTGGAGAAGGTGATGGTAGAAGAGGCAATAAAAAACTTCCAAGAAGCTCTTTCATTAATCAGTGTTTAAGTGGAAGATGTTCTATTCAATGA
- a CDS encoding DUF1561 family protein, whose translation MELKLLLFFFILLQTLHISVAAPIPSSPIQPPTDTAHDEAIRVRVHTGYEYCYTPTFVNGESYVYLNRCSSSRAPSARYDVFQRIAWNVNNVWLCMTAPSSVTGIDGKSTEDWDYLLLRPCVINDANQRWIIKENALYTADKKFRVKDYKWYAYISKNSGDYYDHTLIGMDKWANTVAPPVNLNTKTFLGWNFISSPTQTRYYVTDDGSRAELFDLYYNPENGHLARYFPSSGAMSCMVSQQAQSESWDWVRWLSCKETISHNTEDKDIGFWDISQLNGNEGPILDYLGNLLRLTQYGSNWGFPYTATSDYITKQESQYNHPTSDFIFEYDIERWNRFVNGNLGDTLTYCPAPGTKKNVTQTAHIREKRSLPPSFELTEEWKERLWQIARSNVHGTTPRIAYCGPCMLQTLQMLAELQTRYPRGPLPDGAGYFFNTAPNRNLFISFHARFPLLAERLRSTENYINVPLHTGESDYTRTTRIGRSAALILLPNYDWRPSAVARTREEMRSIIQNMLTAPSGTLWYLAMVRTSSTGTSGHAQPILRTRDGLVLIPTNTVGTTFEQYLQRLTPITTVEGVLNDLTRGGALILNSLATTQMALRYEIPLDFYLSQRDCTGEGDGRRGSGLFPRAALFNQCLSGRCAIQ comes from the coding sequence ATGGAATTGAAGCTGTTGTTATTTTTTTTTATTTTATTACAGACGCTTCATATTTCTGTTGCGGCTCCCATTCCTTCTTCTCCCATTCAACCCCCTACTGATACCGCTCATGATGAAGCTATTCGTGTCCGGGTTCATACAGGATATGAATATTGTTATACGCCAACATTTGTAAATGGTGAAAGCTATGTTTACCTTAACCGTTGTTCTTCTTCCAGGGCTCCATCTGCTCGATATGATGTCTTTCAACGAATAGCTTGGAATGTGAATAATGTTTGGCTATGTATGACGGCTCCTAGCTCTGTAACAGGCATTGATGGAAAGTCTACAGAAGATTGGGATTATCTCTTATTAAGACCTTGTGTCATCAATGATGCTAATCAACGCTGGATCATTAAAGAAAATGCTTTGTATACAGCTGATAAAAAATTCCGGGTTAAAGATTACAAATGGTACGCTTATATTTCAAAAAACTCAGGCGATTACTATGATCATACCCTTATCGGGATGGATAAGTGGGCAAACACTGTAGCTCCTCCTGTGAACCTTAATACAAAAACTTTCTTAGGTTGGAACTTTATCAGTAGTCCTACCCAGACTAGATATTATGTTACAGACGATGGATCTCGAGCAGAACTATTTGATCTTTATTATAATCCAGAAAATGGTCACCTTGCTCGGTATTTTCCTTCCTCTGGAGCAATGTCTTGCATGGTTTCCCAACAAGCTCAATCAGAAAGTTGGGATTGGGTAAGGTGGTTATCATGTAAGGAAACTATTTCCCACAACACAGAAGACAAAGATATTGGTTTTTGGGATATTTCTCAGTTAAACGGAAACGAAGGTCCTATTTTGGATTATCTAGGCAATCTGTTAAGACTTACCCAATACGGCTCCAATTGGGGTTTCCCTTACACCGCTACAAGTGATTATATTACTAAACAAGAATCGCAATATAATCACCCTACCTCTGATTTTATTTTTGAGTACGACATTGAACGGTGGAACCGCTTTGTCAATGGGAATTTAGGGGATACGCTTACTTATTGCCCGGCTCCTGGAACAAAGAAGAATGTTACCCAGACGGCTCACATACGAGAAAAACGATCGTTACCTCCTAGTTTTGAACTCACTGAGGAATGGAAAGAAAGACTATGGCAGATTGCTAGAAGTAATGTTCATGGCACAACACCAAGAATTGCCTATTGCGGCCCCTGCATGCTGCAGACTTTACAAATGCTTGCTGAATTACAAACACGTTATCCAAGAGGACCTCTTCCAGATGGAGCAGGCTATTTCTTTAATACAGCTCCTAATAGAAATCTATTTATTTCCTTTCACGCAAGATTCCCTCTGCTTGCAGAAAGGCTACGTAGCACAGAAAATTATATTAATGTCCCTTTGCACACAGGAGAGAGTGACTATACACGAACAACGAGAATAGGTCGTTCAGCAGCACTCATATTATTGCCCAATTATGACTGGAGACCTTCAGCTGTTGCTAGAACACGTGAAGAGATGAGAAGCATAATTCAAAATATGCTTACTGCTCCTAGTGGCACACTTTGGTATCTTGCAATGGTGAGAACAAGCTCTACAGGAACATCTGGCCATGCTCAACCTATTTTGCGAACAAGGGATGGGCTCGTATTAATCCCTACAAATACAGTTGGAACAACTTTTGAGCAATACCTACAACGTCTTACTCCAATAACAACAGTAGAAGGAGTGTTAAATGATCTTACACGTGGAGGCGCTCTAATACTTAATTCACTTGCAACAACTCAAATGGCTTTGAGATATGAGATTCCTTTAGATTTTTATTTGTCGCAAAGAGATTGCACGGGAGAAGGAGATGGGAGAAGAGGCAGTGGCCTTTTTCCAAGAGCAGCGCTTTTTAATCAGTGTCTCAGTGGCAGATGTGCGATCCAATAA
- a CDS encoding Fur family transcriptional regulator, which translates to MTAKLTHNQMLVFNLLKTEKAPLSAYEILDRLHEKGLKAPLQVYRALKKLIQLKCVHRLESVNAFMVCSYPENCQHELTTFTICDNCSKVNEIQEQTIAHNIKQLTQNIGFQAHKSTVEIRGICQKCK; encoded by the coding sequence ATGACGGCTAAACTAACCCATAACCAAATGCTGGTCTTTAATCTCTTGAAAACAGAAAAAGCTCCTTTAAGCGCATATGAAATCCTCGATCGCCTCCACGAAAAAGGGCTAAAAGCTCCCCTACAAGTCTATCGGGCTCTCAAAAAACTTATTCAATTAAAATGTGTTCATCGCCTTGAAAGTGTAAATGCCTTCATGGTTTGTTCATATCCTGAAAATTGTCAGCATGAATTAACAACGTTTACCATTTGTGATAACTGCAGCAAGGTCAACGAAATACAGGAGCAAACGATCGCACATAATATCAAACAATTGACACAAAACATTGGGTTTCAAGCCCATAAAAGCACCGTAGAAATACGAGGAATATGTCAAAAATGTAAATAA
- a CDS encoding HlyD family secretion protein, whose translation MSFFETVVSVKTRLNKTPKKKIIKNLLIILALFIFWFSYKWLTNWRYMLTTDDAHLQGDIAAIATKLNGYIQDIPVDANQAVKKGDVLFHLKRDDYQNSLDQAEANLNTQQKTLMRIDAQITAARSALDEARAQKDAASAVATNAKLTLERATQLKADSYVAQSNVDNAKSAYEQAVANVTRTDAQIAAARANIRILEAQQDEVKSQTKSLELMRDKAEYDLNSTTLHAPFDGIIGNLTAKTGDFVVNGQRLAALVPTHVLYVDANYKETQLKNIHSGQTAYVTVDAFKNEVLKGTVLSISPATGAIFSLLPPQNATGNFTKITQRVPVRIAIPADALKSGRFRAGMSVSVTIDTRTQPHDKKSFIKS comes from the coding sequence ATGTCCTTTTTTGAAACGGTTGTTTCAGTGAAAACACGTCTTAACAAGACACCAAAGAAAAAAATAATCAAAAATCTTCTTATTATCCTTGCTCTTTTTATATTTTGGTTCAGCTATAAGTGGCTGACAAACTGGCGTTATATGCTTACAACTGATGACGCTCATCTGCAAGGAGATATCGCGGCTATTGCCACCAAGTTAAATGGATATATTCAAGACATCCCTGTCGATGCTAATCAAGCTGTTAAAAAAGGTGATGTCCTATTCCATTTAAAACGTGATGATTATCAAAATAGTCTGGATCAAGCTGAAGCGAATCTCAACACACAACAAAAAACCCTTATGCGTATCGATGCGCAAATTACAGCTGCTCGCAGCGCTTTAGATGAAGCTCGAGCTCAAAAAGATGCTGCTTCAGCTGTAGCAACCAACGCAAAACTAACCTTGGAACGTGCAACACAACTTAAAGCTGATAGTTACGTCGCTCAGTCTAATGTCGATAATGCCAAATCAGCCTATGAACAAGCCGTTGCCAATGTCACCCGTACCGATGCACAAATAGCTGCTGCACGGGCTAATATCCGAATTTTAGAAGCACAACAAGATGAAGTAAAAAGCCAAACGAAGAGTCTTGAGCTTATGCGTGACAAAGCAGAATATGATCTTAATTCAACCACTCTGCACGCTCCATTTGACGGAATTATTGGAAATTTAACTGCAAAAACAGGGGATTTTGTTGTGAATGGCCAACGCCTCGCAGCATTAGTGCCCACCCATGTACTTTATGTTGACGCCAACTATAAAGAAACGCAATTGAAAAATATTCATAGCGGACAAACTGCTTATGTCACTGTGGATGCTTTCAAAAATGAAGTCCTTAAAGGAACCGTATTGTCTATTTCACCTGCAACAGGAGCTATTTTTTCTCTCTTGCCCCCACAAAATGCCACAGGCAATTTTACTAAAATTACCCAACGTGTGCCAGTTCGCATTGCTATCCCTGCAGACGCATTAAAAAGCGGTCGTTTCCGAGCAGGAATGAGTGTTTCAGTAACAATTGATACACGCACACAAC